The proteins below come from a single Candidatus Neomarinimicrobiota bacterium genomic window:
- the menE gene encoding o-succinylbenzoate--CoA ligase, translating to MAARRHSSYPALRTGNTSLTYESLHSQSERLAFALFNRGIQSGQIVALGDLPAREMIISLWGCMLGGFIAFPLNVRFPSTSLAQILDDMNPALIISDSSYPGHETVPFSDLNMADNQVSMANLPVFDRSAAASLLMTSGSSGDVKFVQHSHHNHIESAGGSNQNIQLTSSNSWLLSLPLYHVGGLSILFRCALAGATIIIQEAQQSTLQVIDERGVTHISLVATQLQRLLKDESGLGILQEMKAILIGGSAITPALIHQALDHKLPIHVSYGSTEMASQITTTSGENRDAALQNSGRLLTGRDLIISQEGEILVKGDTLAQGYLQHSRLVDLRDENGWFHTGDVGYTNVAGELTVTGRMDNQFISGGENVQPEHVERLLCQIPGILTAIVIPQHDEEFGARPVAFLEIMEDAPGGKEIIQQLRGHLPGYMLPVAYYAFPDVLIENSFKISRTELTKLLQTENKHLHPL from the coding sequence GTGGCTGCCCGAAGGCACTCCTCTTATCCTGCTTTACGAACAGGCAACACGTCACTCACCTATGAATCACTCCATTCACAATCGGAACGTCTAGCCTTTGCCTTGTTCAATCGAGGCATTCAAAGTGGACAAATTGTTGCGCTGGGGGATCTGCCTGCCAGGGAAATGATTATCTCTCTCTGGGGTTGTATGTTAGGCGGTTTTATCGCCTTCCCCCTGAATGTACGTTTCCCCAGTACTTCATTGGCCCAGATACTTGATGATATGAATCCGGCACTCATTATTTCAGATTCATCCTACCCAGGACATGAAACAGTCCCATTTAGTGACTTAAATATGGCTGATAACCAAGTGAGCATGGCGAATCTACCAGTTTTTGATCGCTCTGCTGCCGCCAGCCTGCTCATGACATCAGGTTCCTCAGGCGATGTCAAGTTTGTTCAACATAGCCATCACAATCATATTGAAAGTGCCGGGGGGTCGAATCAGAATATCCAACTCACCTCATCAAACAGCTGGCTATTGAGTCTACCTCTCTATCATGTTGGTGGACTTTCTATTCTTTTCCGATGCGCGTTGGCGGGTGCAACAATCATTATTCAGGAGGCACAACAATCAACGCTTCAGGTTATTGATGAGCGGGGAGTCACGCATATCTCATTGGTGGCAACACAATTGCAAAGATTGTTAAAGGACGAGTCGGGACTGGGAATCCTTCAGGAAATGAAAGCCATACTTATTGGCGGAAGTGCCATCACGCCGGCACTCATTCACCAAGCATTGGATCACAAGCTTCCCATTCATGTGAGTTACGGCTCGACTGAAATGGCATCTCAGATAACCACGACATCAGGTGAAAACCGTGATGCCGCACTCCAGAATTCGGGAAGACTACTCACAGGCAGAGATTTGATTATTTCTCAGGAAGGCGAAATACTGGTTAAAGGTGACACCCTGGCACAGGGCTACTTGCAACACAGCAGGCTTGTTGACTTGCGAGATGAAAATGGCTGGTTTCACACCGGTGACGTTGGCTATACAAATGTTGCAGGAGAACTGACGGTCACCGGAAGAATGGACAATCAGTTTATTTCAGGTGGAGAGAATGTGCAACCCGAACATGTTGAGCGACTACTTTGCCAAATTCCGGGAATTCTTACTGCAATCGTCATCCCGCAGCACGATGAGGAATTCGGAGCCAGACCTGTAGCATTTCTTGAAATTATGGAAGATGCTCCTGGTGGTAAAGAAATCATCCAGCAGCTAAGGGGTCACCTGCCGGGCTACATGCTACCTGTGGCGTATTATGCGTTTCCGGATGTTTTAATAGAGAATAGTTTTAAAATTTCTCGAACGGAGCTGACTAAACTGCTCCAGACAGAAAACAAACATTTGCACCCGCTCTAA
- the menC gene encoding o-succinylbenzoate synthase yields the protein MEFSTPNFAGISLLPPYQDIHLELKSARIYKYTLPFKDALVLKHTTLNHREGLILVLTDTSGHAGIGEVSPLPGFSRETLETALLNTTMLLDKMIGAGEFTAHCSPESNGGWIESVAPAVSHFGVETTILSLLANINGVTPGALLFGNSSEKVPINGLIRGSLSDWVPEAERMIGSGYKTLKVKVGRINSILEARGIQDIRKFVGPEIKLRLDANRSWDLATAIEFGKAVESADIEYIEEPMLEPMDLPRFFDACGIPFAFDETLHQIMDPTISFESYTGLRALVLKPTLIACTARLIALVNQARENGVQPVISSSYESDVGLIHLAQLAGSISGEKIAVGLDTRSALTSGTTLSPARIKDGYMFTKALTTKDLDLSHCELLYQS from the coding sequence ATGGAATTTTCTACTCCAAATTTTGCCGGAATCAGCTTATTGCCTCCCTACCAGGATATCCATCTTGAATTAAAATCTGCGCGCATTTATAAATACACCCTCCCCTTTAAGGATGCTTTGGTTTTAAAACATACAACTCTCAACCACAGAGAAGGTCTCATCCTTGTCCTGACAGATACGAGCGGACATGCTGGAATAGGTGAAGTTAGTCCCCTCCCTGGATTTAGTCGCGAAACATTGGAAACCGCCTTGCTCAATACGACCATGCTACTGGATAAAATGATCGGGGCTGGTGAATTTACGGCTCACTGCTCCCCTGAAAGCAATGGCGGTTGGATAGAAAGCGTCGCTCCTGCTGTCTCCCATTTTGGCGTGGAGACAACCATTTTGTCACTCCTGGCAAATATCAATGGTGTGACACCTGGCGCCTTGCTGTTTGGGAACTCCAGCGAAAAAGTCCCGATTAACGGCTTGATTCGAGGGTCACTCTCGGATTGGGTTCCAGAAGCCGAGAGAATGATTGGCTCAGGTTATAAAACGCTTAAAGTAAAAGTTGGCCGAATAAACAGTATTCTTGAGGCCAGAGGCATTCAGGATATTCGAAAGTTTGTCGGTCCTGAAATCAAGTTACGGCTGGATGCGAACAGAAGTTGGGATCTGGCAACAGCCATTGAGTTTGGCAAAGCCGTGGAGTCTGCTGACATAGAATATATAGAAGAGCCCATGCTTGAACCGATGGACCTGCCAAGATTTTTTGATGCATGTGGTATCCCATTTGCCTTTGATGAAACCTTGCATCAAATCATGGATCCAACCATCTCATTTGAGTCATATACTGGATTACGAGCTCTGGTGTTAAAACCAACTCTCATTGCCTGTACAGCAAGACTTATTGCACTGGTGAATCAAGCCAGGGAGAACGGTGTACAACCCGTCATATCCTCAAGCTACGAAAGTGATGTGGGATTAATCCATCTGGCACAGCTCGCAGGTTCAATTAGTGGCGAAAAGATCGCCGTTGGCCTGGATACCAGATCAGCACTCACTTCTGGAACCACATTATCCCCTGCAAGAATTAAAGATGGATACATGTTTACAAAAGCATTAACCACAAAGGATTTGGATCTCAGCCACTGTGAGCTACTCTATCAATCCTAA
- a CDS encoding 1,4-dihydroxy-2-naphthoate polyprenyltransferase, with the protein MTTPNRPGINEWVQAARPWTLGVAVSPVFMGTIIAHTEGGIQWLAAVAAMLGGVFIQIGTNLANDYFDFKKGADTASRVGPQRVTQSGLIAPRTVRNGFLASFGISFLLGIYLVYVGGWPIVVIGLLSLLLGVIYTGGPFPLAYHGLAELPAFLFFGPIACATTTYVQTGTWIISSLVAGASAGFFSVALLSINNLRDYQEDRKVGKRTPIAIYGRRFGVVEYGLSILTATLLPLLLVFIAPAHSMIGITAMTSLMALHALRITVNYKESSELYAVLKMTSKLQIIFTVIFMISWMI; encoded by the coding sequence TTGACCACTCCAAATAGACCTGGGATAAATGAATGGGTTCAGGCTGCACGGCCATGGACACTTGGCGTTGCAGTATCCCCGGTATTCATGGGAACCATCATCGCCCACACTGAGGGCGGTATTCAGTGGCTGGCTGCTGTAGCAGCCATGCTGGGTGGTGTATTCATTCAGATCGGGACCAACCTGGCCAATGATTATTTTGATTTTAAAAAGGGAGCTGATACAGCGTCAAGAGTCGGTCCCCAGCGTGTAACTCAATCTGGACTCATTGCCCCGAGGACCGTCAGAAATGGATTCTTAGCAAGCTTTGGGATCTCCTTTTTATTAGGTATTTATCTGGTTTATGTGGGTGGATGGCCCATCGTGGTCATTGGCTTGCTCTCCCTCTTATTGGGTGTCATCTATACTGGTGGACCCTTTCCTCTGGCCTACCATGGGTTGGCAGAGCTTCCGGCTTTCCTATTTTTTGGACCCATAGCATGCGCCACGACAACATACGTCCAGACAGGCACCTGGATTATTTCATCTCTCGTTGCAGGAGCGTCAGCCGGTTTCTTTTCAGTAGCTTTGTTGTCCATCAATAATCTTCGGGATTATCAGGAAGATAGAAAAGTTGGGAAACGTACACCCATAGCAATTTATGGTCGTCGCTTTGGCGTTGTTGAATATGGTTTGTCCATCTTGACTGCCACACTTCTCCCCTTACTCCTGGTTTTCATTGCTCCAGCTCATTCCATGATTGGAATCACAGCCATGACCAGTCTTATGGCCCTCCATGCCCTTCGGATCACTGTTAACTACAAGGAGTCATCGGAGTTATATGCTGTCCTAAAAATGACCAGCAAATTGCAGATCATCTTTACTGTCATCTTCATGATCTCATGGATGATTTGA
- the menB gene encoding 1,4-dihydroxy-2-naphthoyl-CoA synthase: protein MTSIKWESAGEYTDIRYHKYNGIAKVTINRPEKRNAFRPLTVMEMIKAFENAREDPEIGVVILTGEGEKAFCSGGDQSIRGDSGYQDGEGVHRLNVLDLQRQIRTLPKPVIAMVAGYSIGGGHVLHLVCDLTVAADNAIFGQTGPKVGSFDGGYGSSYMARIVGQKKAREIWYLCKQYSAQEALDMGLVNTVVPLADLEKETVAWAERILEHSPLSIRLLKSAFNADVDGQTGLQELAGNATLLYYMSEEAQEGRNAYNEKRKPDFRKYPWRP from the coding sequence GTGACATCCATAAAGTGGGAATCTGCCGGCGAGTACACTGATATTCGTTACCATAAATACAATGGAATTGCCAAAGTGACCATCAATCGGCCGGAGAAACGTAATGCATTCAGGCCATTGACAGTCATGGAAATGATTAAAGCCTTCGAGAATGCACGTGAGGATCCTGAAATTGGAGTCGTCATTCTGACTGGCGAAGGCGAAAAGGCCTTCTGTTCTGGTGGGGATCAATCCATCCGTGGAGATTCTGGATACCAGGACGGAGAAGGCGTACATCGACTCAATGTGCTTGATCTTCAACGTCAGATTCGGACCCTTCCAAAACCTGTCATTGCCATGGTAGCTGGATACTCCATCGGTGGTGGACATGTGCTGCATTTGGTTTGTGATCTTACTGTTGCTGCTGACAACGCAATTTTTGGCCAAACCGGACCAAAAGTCGGATCCTTTGATGGTGGCTATGGTTCCAGCTATATGGCTCGCATTGTAGGTCAGAAAAAAGCCAGGGAAATCTGGTATCTTTGTAAACAGTATTCAGCACAAGAGGCTCTGGATATGGGATTGGTCAACACAGTTGTCCCCCTGGCAGACCTTGAGAAAGAAACGGTTGCCTGGGCTGAACGAATCCTGGAGCACTCTCCCTTGTCTATTCGTCTGTTGAAATCTGCATTTAATGCTGATGTTGATGGACAAACTGGCCTGCAGGAGTTGGCTGGAAATGCAACTCTCTTATACTACATGTCTGAAGAAGCTCAGGAGGGTCGAAACGCTTACAATGAGAAGCGAAAGCCCGACTTTAGAAAGTACCCCTGGCGCCCTTGA
- a CDS encoding alpha/beta fold hydrolase — protein sequence MKTTVSTNKFFKASVNPPDATYKWDYRFEGRKEGYPLLWLHGFMGSGDDWLKLVQSQFSDYCNILVNLPGHGRSDFPADTPFTYLLTSLVKQLSLSGIETFTPIGYSMGGRVAFHLQNLAPERIPALIFLSSAPGLKTRVEREQRSIDDDILMDRLERLGISTFLKEWYSSPLFGDIQNHSTLFGELCKMRQINDVQQLRRALVLMGNGALPSLWGNLKDIAAPTLLVTGELDLKYFQLNQEINQKIPGSIHHQIAAASHAFHLEKPLETARIITHFLSETIEGE from the coding sequence TTGAAAACCACGGTTTCCACCAACAAATTTTTCAAAGCCTCCGTGAATCCTCCTGACGCCACATACAAATGGGATTACCGGTTTGAAGGAAGAAAGGAGGGATATCCCCTGCTCTGGCTGCATGGTTTTATGGGCTCCGGAGATGATTGGCTTAAACTCGTTCAATCCCAATTCTCAGATTACTGCAATATTCTGGTAAATCTGCCAGGCCATGGTCGATCGGATTTCCCTGCTGATACTCCGTTTACATATTTGCTCACATCCCTGGTCAAACAGCTTTCTCTATCAGGAATTGAAACCTTTACGCCCATTGGGTACTCCATGGGGGGGCGTGTTGCATTTCATCTTCAAAATCTTGCTCCAGAGAGAATCCCAGCCCTCATTTTTCTGTCCAGTGCTCCTGGATTAAAGACCAGGGTTGAACGAGAACAGCGAAGCATTGATGATGACATCCTGATGGACAGACTAGAACGTTTGGGTATTTCAACATTCCTGAAGGAATGGTATTCATCTCCCTTGTTTGGTGATATTCAGAATCATTCAACACTTTTTGGTGAGTTGTGCAAGATGAGACAAATTAATGACGTGCAGCAATTAAGAAGAGCTCTGGTCTTGATGGGAAATGGAGCGTTGCCTTCACTCTGGGGTAATTTAAAAGACATTGCAGCTCCAACTCTGCTCGTGACAGGTGAGTTGGACTTAAAATATTTCCAACTCAATCAGGAAATAAATCAGAAAATACCTGGGAGTATCCACCATCAAATTGCTGCTGCCTCGCACGCCTTTCATCTTGAAAAACCATTGGAAACAGCTCGTATTATTACACATTTTCTGAGCGAAACAATTGAAGGAGAATAA
- the menD gene encoding 2-succinyl-5-enolpyruvyl-6-hydroxy-3-cyclohexene-1-carboxylic-acid synthase, whose product MMTNLDVAQIIIEALSHLGVNQFVISPGSRSTPLTVAIARHPKANTLVHYDERGAAFFALGHARATQMPAVLVCTSGTAVANYFPAFIEASMDNVPMIVLSADRPPELIGVGANQAIFQQDIYGVYPRLSLNLPPPEPLTSEIDILNQVNRLFNSSTTVRPGPVHLNCQFREPLLPKGVVGSELPTYNVDWVKNNLRPISGLSTSLPLPAEKLQLVLQNFEKSKRGIIIVGRSVNQSYNQSILQLSESLNLPILPDVQSQLRFERHAHIINHFDLVLLSDEAQQQRPDFVMHFGGAFTSKRLLNYLDDSNIFYVSVKETPEQIDPNHQVSVEIQTDIENFCQGMYFLEIVEEDQWLKSWQTMETHTAMAISNLLDHEPQLSEPGTSYQLSKIIPNTHALMLANSMSIREMEMFASTSYFKGEIFANRGSSGIDGLIATAAGYGAGSQGPVTILLGDLAFLHDLNSLQLIKNSEQPIIMVVMNNDGGGIFSFLPVREETDVFETFFGTPHGLTLENAASMFGLSYANPADMSEFQTTYSLAAKQGKSILIELFTDRVENHGFHQQIFQSLRESS is encoded by the coding sequence ATGATGACCAACCTTGATGTTGCACAGATAATCATTGAGGCACTCTCGCATTTGGGAGTAAATCAATTTGTGATCTCCCCCGGTTCCCGATCCACACCCCTTACCGTGGCAATTGCCAGGCATCCTAAAGCAAATACTTTGGTTCACTACGATGAACGTGGGGCCGCATTTTTTGCCTTGGGTCATGCACGAGCTACCCAGATGCCCGCTGTGCTGGTTTGCACTTCAGGAACCGCTGTGGCCAACTATTTTCCTGCATTCATTGAAGCTTCAATGGATAATGTCCCCATGATCGTCCTCAGCGCGGATCGTCCTCCTGAACTCATTGGCGTTGGGGCAAACCAGGCGATTTTCCAGCAGGATATTTATGGCGTTTACCCCAGACTTTCACTTAACCTACCACCCCCTGAACCCCTGACATCAGAAATTGATATTCTTAACCAGGTAAACCGGTTATTTAATAGTAGCACGACAGTGCGTCCAGGTCCCGTCCACTTGAATTGTCAATTTCGCGAGCCCTTGCTGCCAAAAGGGGTGGTGGGTTCCGAATTGCCAACTTATAACGTTGACTGGGTGAAAAATAATCTGCGACCTATTTCTGGGCTGTCAACCTCCCTCCCTCTCCCTGCTGAAAAGCTTCAGCTCGTGCTTCAGAATTTTGAGAAATCCAAACGAGGTATCATCATTGTGGGCAGGTCAGTGAATCAGTCATACAACCAATCCATTCTTCAACTCTCAGAATCCTTAAATTTACCTATACTCCCAGATGTACAATCACAGCTGAGATTTGAGCGCCATGCCCATATTATTAATCATTTTGACCTGGTGCTTCTTTCTGATGAGGCACAACAACAGAGACCAGATTTTGTTATGCATTTTGGCGGGGCCTTTACCTCAAAACGGCTCCTTAATTATCTTGATGATTCAAACATTTTCTACGTCTCAGTAAAAGAAACCCCTGAACAAATTGATCCAAACCACCAGGTCAGCGTTGAAATTCAAACTGATATAGAAAATTTCTGCCAAGGCATGTACTTTCTTGAGATTGTGGAAGAGGATCAATGGCTAAAATCATGGCAAACCATGGAAACACACACTGCTATGGCCATTTCGAATCTATTAGATCATGAGCCACAACTTTCTGAACCTGGAACAAGTTACCAGCTTTCAAAAATAATTCCCAATACCCACGCCCTCATGTTGGCCAATAGTATGTCAATCCGAGAGATGGAAATGTTCGCATCAACAAGTTATTTCAAGGGTGAGATCTTCGCAAATCGCGGAAGTAGTGGAATTGATGGCTTAATAGCAACGGCAGCGGGATATGGGGCTGGCTCTCAGGGACCCGTCACCATTCTCTTGGGAGATCTCGCTTTTTTACATGATTTGAACTCCCTGCAGCTGATTAAAAATTCTGAGCAACCCATTATTATGGTGGTTATGAACAATGATGGTGGCGGCATATTCAGTTTTCTGCCAGTACGTGAGGAAACAGACGTTTTTGAGACTTTTTTCGGAACACCCCACGGGTTGACCCTGGAAAATGCCGCATCCATGTTTGGCCTATCTTATGCAAATCCAGCAGATATGAGTGAATTTCAAACCACATACAGCCTGGCTGCCAAACAGGGAAAATCCATCCTCATTGAACTATTTACGGATCGAGTTGAAAACCACGGTTTCCACCAACAAATTTTTCAAAGCCTCCGTGAATCCTCCTGA
- a CDS encoding isochorismate synthase, translating into MIRCKVEVEKVAAMQWLACQSIPIKTYWANRNQEFKMAGLGVAHEISGQETPDLTKLFDDLHTFLDPKYPDLRYYGGFQFNQGSKPSQEWKSFGAYRFIIPQFELHRSDEGTFLVYNFLQNTENCDPPEGIVNQLEDVQFELTLSDWEERTILHRRDIPDWAEWQSSLKTALEEMNAGKYEKVVLARKATLTFNDPVDPVAYLLRLRRMTEETFNFYFQADEGHAFLGATPERLFKRQGRTLHTEAIAGTRPRGLTTRDDERYARALLNSEKELREHSIVVDMIRNVLEKYCHNLVVDNEVQITRLSHVQHLCKHFKCELDPETTDADLIKALHPTPAMGGYPTDIALEAIEDLEPFNRGWYAAPIGFVGHDHTEFVVAIRSALIERERVSLYSGAGIVLGSDPAEEWQEIEDKISKFLKALDL; encoded by the coding sequence ATGATTCGGTGCAAAGTAGAAGTCGAAAAAGTTGCTGCCATGCAATGGTTGGCCTGTCAATCCATTCCTATCAAGACCTACTGGGCAAACCGCAACCAGGAATTCAAAATGGCCGGGCTAGGAGTTGCACATGAGATTTCAGGTCAGGAAACACCAGATCTGACAAAACTATTCGACGACTTGCACACTTTTCTGGATCCAAAATATCCAGATCTTCGGTATTATGGTGGTTTCCAATTCAATCAGGGTAGTAAACCCTCACAGGAATGGAAAAGTTTTGGAGCCTATCGCTTTATCATTCCTCAATTCGAGCTACATCGTTCTGATGAGGGAACCTTCCTGGTTTACAACTTTCTACAGAATACTGAGAATTGCGACCCTCCTGAGGGAATCGTCAATCAGCTCGAGGATGTTCAATTTGAACTCACTCTCAGCGATTGGGAGGAGCGTACCATCTTGCATCGACGGGATATTCCAGACTGGGCAGAGTGGCAATCTTCACTCAAAACGGCCCTCGAGGAAATGAATGCTGGCAAATATGAGAAGGTCGTTCTGGCAAGAAAAGCAACCTTGACCTTCAATGATCCAGTTGATCCCGTTGCCTACTTGCTTCGCTTGAGGAGAATGACGGAAGAAACCTTTAATTTTTATTTCCAGGCGGATGAAGGCCACGCCTTTTTAGGAGCTACTCCTGAGAGGTTATTCAAGCGTCAGGGACGCACCCTCCACACCGAGGCCATTGCTGGTACTCGCCCCAGAGGATTAACAACCCGTGATGATGAACGTTATGCCAGAGCGCTACTGAATTCAGAGAAAGAGCTCAGAGAGCATAGTATCGTTGTTGATATGATCAGAAATGTGCTTGAGAAATACTGTCACAATCTGGTTGTAGACAATGAGGTTCAAATCACTCGACTTTCCCATGTCCAACATCTCTGTAAACATTTCAAATGCGAGTTGGATCCCGAGACGACTGATGCAGATTTGATTAAAGCGCTTCATCCCACCCCTGCCATGGGTGGCTACCCCACGGATATTGCACTGGAAGCCATTGAGGATTTGGAGCCATTCAATCGTGGCTGGTATGCTGCGCCCATAGGATTTGTAGGTCATGATCATACTGAGTTCGTGGTGGCAATCCGCTCTGCATTGATTGAAAGGGAGAGGGTTTCTCTCTATTCAGGTGCCGGGATCGTATTGGGTTCTGATCCAGCTGAGGAGTGGCAGGAAATCGAAGACAAGATCAGCAAATTCTTAAAAGCACTGGATCTCTAA
- a CDS encoding C40 family peptidase has protein sequence MTLKMLTNVSIANIYRDATFKSETTSQTHLGESLDVLEERGDWFRVRQEDGYEGWVGRFFVVEKPAAWEDNTFYYHGDQISWVFQSPDTQSNTSRDITLLSRLPLLDKKDGWVQLLLPDGIKGWVKNSPRPLMDSVDVERLIQTAFGFQGIQYFWGGRSPKGFDCSGFIQTVFGLNGLQLPRDAYQQATVGTRVEDDYPGWEVGDLIFFTERSEQITHVALSLGEGDFIHSSGFVKLNSLNPDHSDFFLKKYPKNFTRTMRVI, from the coding sequence TTGACCTTAAAGATGTTAACAAATGTCAGCATCGCTAACATTTATAGAGATGCTACTTTTAAATCTGAAACAACTTCACAGACTCATCTGGGCGAATCATTGGACGTGCTGGAGGAAAGAGGAGATTGGTTTCGGGTGCGACAAGAAGATGGGTACGAAGGTTGGGTCGGGCGGTTTTTCGTCGTCGAAAAACCTGCTGCATGGGAGGATAACACATTCTATTACCATGGCGACCAAATTTCCTGGGTATTTCAGAGTCCTGACACCCAATCAAACACATCACGTGATATCACTCTTCTATCCAGGCTTCCCCTGCTGGACAAAAAAGATGGGTGGGTACAATTGCTACTCCCCGATGGTATAAAGGGCTGGGTAAAAAATAGCCCGCGTCCCCTAATGGATTCAGTTGATGTTGAGAGACTCATTCAGACTGCATTTGGATTTCAAGGCATTCAATATTTTTGGGGTGGCCGATCTCCCAAGGGTTTCGATTGTTCAGGCTTCATCCAAACCGTATTTGGCTTGAATGGCTTGCAGCTCCCCAGAGATGCCTATCAGCAAGCTACTGTGGGTACCAGGGTTGAAGATGATTATCCAGGTTGGGAAGTTGGAGATTTGATATTCTTTACCGAGAGATCCGAACAGATCACCCATGTTGCTCTTTCCCTTGGTGAAGGTGATTTTATTCATTCCTCAGGCTTTGTGAAGTTGAACAGCCTTAATCCAGATCATTCTGACTTCTTTCTCAAGAAATATCCAAAAAATTTCACCAGGACCATGCGAGTTATATAA
- the trpS gene encoding tryptophan--tRNA ligase, with protein sequence MSDLQKEKKPILLSGIQPSGHLALGNYVGAMRNWVQMQQDYLGIFMVVDMHAITVRQKPADLRNRCLSFAAQYLAAGINPEENVIFIQSHVPQHAELAWVLNCFTYMGELNRMTQFKDKSKRHEDNINAGLYAYPALMAADILLYQTDLVPVGADQKQHLELTRDIANRFNNTYSPTFKVPEPFIPKAGARIMSLQDVDKKMSKSDSNENNYISLLDPPTVLRRKIKRAVTDSAREITQASLGKPGIGNLLTIYSVLNDMQPTDVVTHFEGQQYSGFKTELADSLVAFLEPFQNRYDNIMADKGYLTGILDEGAKRASHMASKTISKVYRKVGFVPAGRS encoded by the coding sequence ATGAGCGACCTACAGAAAGAGAAAAAACCAATCCTGCTTTCAGGCATTCAACCTTCCGGGCATTTGGCTCTGGGGAATTATGTAGGAGCGATGCGTAATTGGGTGCAAATGCAGCAGGATTATCTGGGCATTTTTATGGTTGTGGATATGCATGCAATCACCGTTCGCCAGAAACCTGCAGATTTAAGAAACAGGTGTTTATCCTTTGCCGCACAGTATTTGGCGGCAGGTATTAACCCAGAAGAAAATGTCATCTTTATTCAATCCCATGTACCTCAGCATGCCGAACTTGCCTGGGTGTTAAACTGCTTTACCTATATGGGTGAGTTGAACAGAATGACTCAGTTTAAGGATAAGTCAAAGCGGCATGAAGATAATATTAATGCTGGCCTTTATGCCTATCCCGCTTTAATGGCTGCTGATATTCTACTTTATCAAACGGATCTGGTCCCTGTAGGGGCCGATCAAAAACAGCATCTTGAATTGACTCGAGATATAGCCAATCGGTTCAACAATACATACTCACCTACGTTTAAGGTTCCTGAGCCATTTATTCCTAAAGCGGGGGCGAGAATTATGAGTCTCCAGGATGTGGATAAAAAGATGTCCAAATCTGATAGCAATGAAAACAATTACATATCACTTCTTGATCCGCCAACTGTATTGAGACGCAAAATCAAACGAGCTGTCACAGATTCTGCGAGAGAAATCACACAAGCATCTCTGGGAAAACCAGGTATCGGGAATTTGCTGACTATTTATTCAGTATTAAATGATATGCAACCCACTGATGTTGTTACTCACTTCGAAGGTCAACAATACAGTGGATTTAAAACTGAACTGGCCGATTCTTTAGTTGCCTTCCTGGAGCCATTTCAGAACCGCTATGATAATATCATGGCTGATAAGGGCTATCTCACCGGAATCCTGGATGAAGGTGCAAAGCGAGCGAGTCATATGGCTTCGAAAACCATCAGCAAAGTCTATCGAAAAGTAGGATTTGTACCCGCCGGCCGGTCGTGA
- a CDS encoding segregation/condensation protein A: MKNQLHRIDLEMFEGPLDLLLFLIKRDELNIYDIPIAQITKNFLEYVSLAKELKLHSAGDFVLMAATLMKIKARMLLPIEADGDDEIEDPRTELMNMLLEYKRYKEATTTFSEMERFERPHYYHIPASWSPQQEDNTAILEDVKLYDIMLTFQYLIKNYEEPATHSVAVEEVTLSEQVGYLSALLQANAKLSFAGLLEKFESRLVVVVTFLAILEMLRNRQVKVKQSKLFDDLLISRGSTFGN, translated from the coding sequence ATGAAGAATCAACTCCACCGTATTGATCTGGAAATGTTTGAAGGTCCATTGGACCTATTATTGTTTTTAATTAAACGGGATGAGTTAAATATTTATGATATTCCAATTGCACAAATTACCAAAAATTTCCTGGAATATGTCAGTCTGGCAAAAGAGCTGAAACTTCACTCTGCTGGCGATTTTGTTCTCATGGCAGCTACCCTGATGAAAATCAAAGCCCGCATGTTATTACCCATTGAAGCTGATGGTGATGATGAGATTGAAGACCCCCGTACCGAGTTGATGAACATGTTGCTCGAATACAAACGTTACAAAGAAGCCACCACAACATTTTCTGAAATGGAAAGATTTGAACGACCTCATTATTATCATATTCCTGCATCATGGAGTCCCCAACAGGAAGATAACACGGCTATTTTGGAAGATGTCAAACTGTATGATATCATGCTTACTTTTCAGTATCTTATCAAAAACTATGAAGAACCTGCTACTCATTCTGTAGCAGTTGAAGAAGTGACGCTGAGTGAACAAGTCGGATATCTCAGTGCTTTACTCCAGGCCAACGCCAAATTGAGTTTTGCAGGTCTGTTGGAGAAATTTGAATCTCGTTTGGTTGTTGTTGTCACTTTCCTGGCCATTCTTGAGATGCTGAGGAATCGCCAGGTCAAAGTAAAGCAATCAAAATTGTTTGATGATCTACTTATATCAAGAGGTAGCACATTTGGAAATTAA